A stretch of DNA from Streptomyces venezuelae:
ACCGGCTCCTGGGGGCGCTGGGCGTACGGCCGGACTGCACGGCCGGGCATTCGTACGGCGAGCTGACCGCACTGTGGGCCGCCGGGGTGTACGACACGGAGAGCCTGCTGCGGCTCAGCGCCCGCCGGGCGGAGGCGATCCTCGCGGCGGCGGGGGCGGACCCGGGTGCGATGGCCGCGGTGGCGGCGGCACCGGAGGAACTGCGGGCGGTCGCCGAGCGGGCCGGGTGCGTGGTGGCAAACCACAACGCGCCGCGGCAGAGCGTGCTGTCGGGGCCGACGGAGGCGGTGGCCACGGCGGTCGCGGAGCTGCGGGCGGCGGGCCGGTCCGCCGAACCCCTGCCGGTGGCCTGCGCGTTCCACAGCGCGGTGGTGGCGGGGGCGGCGACGGCCCTCGCCGAGGAGCTGGCCGGGACGGCGGTTGCCGACGCCGCCGTTCCGGTCTGGTCGAACGCGACGGCGGGCCGGTACCCGGCCGATCCGGCCGCGATCCGGCGGCTGCTGGCGTCCCAGGTGGCGGAGCCGGTGCGGTTCGTGGAACAGATCGAGGCGATGTACGCGGACGGGGTGCGGACGTTCGTGGAGGCGGGGCCGGGACGGGTGCTGAGCGGGCTCGTGGGGAAGATCCTGGGCGACCGGCCGCATAGGGCGGTCCCGCTGGACGTGCCGGGCGAACACGGCCTGCTCCGGCTGCTGGGCGCGCTCGCTGAACTCGCGGCGGCGGGCGTGCCGGTGGCGCTGGACGCGCTGTTCCGCGGCCGTACGGTGGCGCTGCCGGAGCGGGCGCCGCGGCGGCCGGGCTGGCTGGTGGACGGCCACCTGACCCGCACTTCGTCCGGCACCCCGGTCCCGGGCGGCCTCCGCCCGGCCACCCGCGTCACCGCGGACGCGCTGCCGGCCGGGGTGCGGGCGGGTACGGGTGCGGGGGCGCTTGCCGCGCAGCCGTACGCCGCCCAGGCGAACGGGACCGTGCCGGTCCCGGGTCAGCCCGGCTCCGGCCGGGCCGGCCAGCCGGGCGCGGCCCCGTACGGCGCGCAGGGCGCAGGTGCGCCCGCCGTCCCGGGACAACCCGGCCAGGGCGCGGGCGCGCCTCCCGGGCAGCCGGGCGGGGCGTACCCGTACGCCGTCCCGGGCGGCAGGGCCACTGCGCAGGCGTACGGGCCCGGCCCGGCCGACGCGTACCCGTACCCCGCTGCGGGTGCGGGTGCGGGTGCGCTCGCCGCGCAGGCGAACGGGACCCCGGCGCCGAGGCCCGCTGCGCAGGGCGCGGCTGCGCCTCCGGGGCAGCCGGGCGGGTCCGGGCCGGCGGGGGCGTACCCGTACGCCGTCCCGGGTGGCGGGACCGCTGCGCAGGCCTACGGGTCCGGCCCGGCCGACGCGTACCCCGCTACGGGTGCGGGCACAGCCGCCGCGCAGGCCAACGGGGCCGCCGTGCCCGCCCCGGGCCAGCCCGGCTCCGGCTGGACCGGCCACCCGGGCGCAGCGCCGTACACCGTGCAGGGCGCAGGTACGCCCGCCGTCCCGGGCCAACCCCGCCCAGGTGGCGCAGCCCCGTACGCCGCGCAGGCGGGCGGGACCCCGGCGCCGTACCACGCGCGGGAGGCCGTGGTGCTGGAGTTTCTGCGCGGGGCGCGGGAGTTGGTGGCTGCGCAGCGGGACGTGGTGCTCGGGTTGCTGGGTGCCGACGCCGGGACGGTGGCCGGGGTGCAGCACCGGCCGGACGACACCGCCTGGGCCCAGGCGGAGCCGGCCGAGCAGGCCGTTGCCGCGACCCCCGCGGCCGGGGCGCAGCCGGAGCCGTACCCGGCCGGCGACCACCGGACCGGAACCGGAACGGCGAGGGACGCGGGCGACCCGCCCGCCACCGCAGCCCCGGCCCCGTCCCCGGCCCCCGCCGAGGAGTCCGCGTCGGCGCTCGTGGACCCCACGGCGGTCATGGACGTCGTGCTCGACATCGTGCACGCCCGGACCGGGTACCCGCTCGACATGCTGGAGCCCGGCCTCGACCTGGAGGCCGACCTCTCCATCGACTCCATCAAACGCGTCGAGATCATCGGCGCCCTGGCCGACCGCATCGGGCTGCCCCGCGGCGAGGACGCCTCCGGCGAGACCGCCGTGGAGGAGCTCGCCCGGATCAAGACCCTGCGCGGCATCGTCGACTGGATCACCTCCCGAGCACCCGGCACCACGGAAACCAGCGGCACCACGAGCACCGGCGACGGCCCCGCGGCCGACGACGCCCCGGCGACCGCCCCGGCGCCGCTCACCCGCCTGCGCATCGGGCTCGTCCCGCTCGCCCCCGCCGAGGGCGAAGACCCGGCGACGGTGCTGCACGGCCGCCGGTTCGGGATCGTCGAGGACGGGTGCGGAGTGGCTCCCGCGCTCGCCGGGCTGCTCCGTGCGCACGGAGCCGACGTGTCGACGGTCGGCGACGGCCAGGAGGATCTGCCCCAGGCCTCCGGCACGGCGGGCGGACTCGACGGTCTGGTGGATCTCACCGCCCTGCGCCCCGCCCCGCACCCGGTGCTCCCCGAACGGTTCCCCGCCCTCCGGCATGCGCTCACCCAGGGCACCGGCCGGCTCCTGCTCGTCACCGGGTTCGGCGGCACCTTCGGCCACCGGACCCGCACCACGGTGACCGGCAACGGCCACGCCCCCGACCCCACCCCCGGCGCCGGTCTGCACGGCTTCGCCCGCAGCGCTGCGCTCGAGTACCCGGCCGCGCTGGTCCGGGCGGTCGACGTCGACCCGAAGGACCAGCCGGAGCGGATCGCCGCCCGCCTGCTGGCCGAACTGTGCTCGGCCGACGGCCCGGTGTCGGTGGGATACCCGGCCGACGGCCAGCGCCTCGGGCTGCACGGCGTAGCCGCCCCGCTCGCCCCGCGACCGCCGGCGGTACCGCCGCTGCCCCCCGGCGCGGTGGTCCTGCTGACCGGAGGCGCCCGCGGCATCACCGCCCGGACCGCCCTCGCGCTGGCCCACAGCACCGGATGCCATGTCGAGCTGATCGGCCGTACGCCCCACCCCTCCCCCGAGCCGGACCGGTTCCCGCACGCGACCGACCGGGTCACCCTGCGCGCCGCCCTCATCGCCGACGGCCTGCGCGCACCCGCCGAGATCGAGGCCGCCGCCTCCCGCATCCTCGCCGACCGCGAGGTACGGGCCACCCTGGCCGCGCTGGCCGGACCGGCCGCCTCCGTGCGCTACCACTGCGCGGACGTGACCGACGAGGCGGCCGTACGGGCGGTCGTGGCCGACGTGCGGGAGCGGCACGGCCGGCTCGACGGGATCGTGCACGGCGCCGGAACCCTGCGGGACGCCCTGCTCCGGGACAAGGAACCGGCCGCGTTCGCCGAGGTGTTCGCCGCCAAGGTGGCCGGTGCCCGCCATCTGGCGACGGCTGCGGCCGAACACGGCCAGGCACCCGCGCCGGCCTTCCTCGCCCTGTTCGGCAGCGTGGCCGGGGTCTACGGCAACCGCGGCCAGACCGACTACGCAGCCGCCAATGACGCCCTGGACACCCTCGCCCACGCCTGGTCCGAGTCCTTCCCCGGCCGGGTCCTGGCCGTGGACTGGGGCCCGTGGGCGGCGGAGGCCGGCGGGATGGTCACGCCGGAACTGGAGCGCGCCTACGCCCGGCGCGGCATCCCGCTGATCGAACCGGCCGCCGGGGTGGCCGCGTTCCTCGCCGAACTGGCCCTGGTCCTGGCCCCGGTCTCGGCCTCGGTCCCGGTCCCGGCCTCGGTCTCCCGGCCGGATGACGGCGACCGGACCGTGCAGGTGGTCCTGATGGCGGAGCCGGACGGGTCCGCGGAGGTGGACGGCCGTGGCTGAGCTGCGCCGGGGTCCCCGGCCCACGGATGCCGCGATCGTCGGTATGGGTGCCGTCTTCCCGGGCGCCGCCGACCTGGCCGCCTACCGGCGCAATCTCCTCGCCGGCGCCGACGCGATCGGCGAAGTGCCGCCCGGGCGCTGGGATCCGGAGGTGTACTACGACCCGGAGGGCGCGGCCGGTCCGGCCCGCAGCGACCGGTTCTACTGCCGGCGCGGCGGTTTCATCGACGGGCTGACCGCCTTCGAGCCGACCCGGTTCGGGATCATGCCGGCCGCGGTGGAGGGCGCCGAGCCCGACCAGATGCTCGCCCTGCAGGCGACGGCGGAAGCCATCGCGGACGCCGGCGGCGAGGAGCGGCTGCCCGCCGACCGGTCCCGGATCGGGGTGGTGCTGGGGCGCGGTGGTTTCATGGGAGTGGCCACCGCGCGGCTGGACCAACGGGTGCGTACGGCACACCAGTTGGTACAGACCCTGCGGGAGGTGGCGCCCGAGCTGGGCGAGGAGCGGATCGCCGGGATCCGGGCGGCCTTCCAGAAGGCGCTGGGACCGGAGCGGCCGGATGCCTCGATCGGCCTGGTGCCGAGTTTCACCGCGGCCCGTACCGCCAACCGGCTGGACTTCCGCGGCCCCGCCTACACCCTGGACGCGGCCTGCGCCTCCTCGCTGCTCGCGGTGGACCAGGCGGTCGGGCTGCTGGCCGGCCGGAGTTGCGACGCGGTGGTGGCCGGTGCGGTGCACCACTGCCATATCGCCACGCTGTGGAGCGTGTTCACCCAGCTGCGGGCGCTCAGCCCGAGCGAGCGCATCCGGCCGTTCGACCGGCGCGCGGACGGCACGCTGCTGTCCGAGGGCACGGGGGTGGTGCTGCTCAAGCGGCTCGCGGACGCGGAGCGGGACGGCGACCGGATCTACGCGGTCGTCCGCGGTACCGGCGTGGCCGGGGACGGCAGGGCGGCCAGCCTGATGAGCCCGCTGGTGGACGGCCAGGTCCGGGCGCTGGAACGGGCCTGGCGGGTGGCCGGGCTGGATCCGGGCGCACCGGATGCCCTGGGCCTGCTGGAAGCGCACGGGACGGGGACCCCGGTCGGCGATGCGGCCGAACTGGAAACGCTGGCCCGGGTGTTCGGCGCCGGCCCGGCCGCGGGTGCGGCCGGCGGCCCTCGGGTGGGGCTGGGTTCCGTGAAGTCCATGCTCGGGCACACCATGCAGGCCTCTGGTATGGCCGGGCTGATCAAGGCCGTGCTGGCCGTGCACGAGGGGGTGCTGCTGCCGACCCTGCATGTGGAGGAGCCGCACGAGGAGTTGGCGCGGACCCGGATGCGGCTGGTGACGGCGGCCGAGCCATGGGAGCGGGAGCGGGGTACGGCGCCCCGCCGGGCCGGGGTCAACGCGTTCGGCTTCGGCGGGATCAACACGCATGTGGTGCTGGAGGAGGCGCCCGGCGGCGGGGCGGTCACCGCCACCGCGCCGGTACGGCGTTTCCTGCCGCTGGGCGGGGCGCAGGCCGCGCCACCGGGGCCGGGCGCGCGGGACGACGTACTGCTGCTGGCCGCGGACACCCCGCAGGAGCTGGCCGCCCGACTGGCCGAACGGTCGGCGGAGTTCGGGGCGGCGGTGCACCCGCCCGAGACCTACTCCGATGCCGGCACCGACGCCGGCACCGAGGCCGGCGACCGCGTCGGCGACGGGCCGTGCCGGCTGGCGGTGCTGGGGCCGACCCCCCAGCGGCTCGCCCTGGCCGCGAAGGCGGTGGCGCGCGGCCGGCCCTGGCGGGGCCGCGGCGAGGTGTGGTTCACGCCGGAACCCCTGCTGGGGCCGCGCGGCGGCGGCCGGGTGGCCGTGCTGTTCCCGGGCCTGGAACCGGAGTTCGCGCCCGCGCTGGACGATGTGGCGGACCGCTTCGGGCTGCCGCGGCCCCGGCTCACGGGTGGCAGTGAGCTGATGGAACGGGCCCTGGACGCCATCGGGGTCGGCCGGTTCTCGGCCCGGGTCCTGGACCTCATCGGCATCGAGGCGGATCTGCTGGCCGGCCACAGCCTGGGCGAATGGGCGGCGATGGTGGTCGCCGGGATGTACCCGGAGGAGGCCGTCGACCGCTTCCTCGGCTCGCTGCGCCCGGACTCGCTGGAGGTTCCGGACCTGGTGTACGCGGCCCTCGGCTGCGGAGCCCGGCAGGCGGAGGCCGCGCTGCACGGACTGGACGGGGTGGTGCTCAGTCACGACAACTGTCCGCACCAGTCGGTGGTGTGCGGTGCGCCGGAGCAGGTGCGGCAGGTACTGGAGCGGCTGCGCGGCGAGGGGGTGCTGGGGCAGGAGATGCCGTTCCGCTCCGGCTTCCACACGCCGATGTGGGAGCCCTATCTGGGGCAGGTGCGGGGCGCGTTCGCGCGGTTGCCGCTGCGGTTGCCGCCATCGGTGCCGGTGTGGTCGGCGACCACGGGGGCGCCGTACCCGGCCGAACCGGAGGCGGTGCGTGCGCTGGTGGTACGGCACCTGCTGGAACCGGTGGACTTCCGGGGGCTGACGCTGCGGCTGTACGAGGAGGAGGGCGTACGGGCCTTTGTGGCGGCGGGGCCGGGCAGCCTGCCGGGGTTTGTGGAGGACACCCTGCGGGGCCGCGAGCACCTGGCCGTGGCCACGTCCGGTCCGCGGCGCTCGGGGCTGGAGGCGCTGCGGCGCACGGCGGCGGCGCTGTGGACGGAGGGCCTGTCCCCCCGCTGGCACCTCCTCACCCCCGGCCCGGCGGCCCCGGTCGGCCCGGCCCGGCGCCGGCCCGGCGTCCAGGTGGCGTTGGACCTCGGCTCGCCCCTGGTCCGGCTCACCGAGCCCACCACCCGCCCCCGGCCCGCCGCGGCCCCGCCCGGCCACGGACCGGGGACCCCGAACAGGACCCGCCCACCGGCGATGCTGTCCGCCCTGGACCTCGACCCCGAGCCGCCGGCCGGCACCGCAGGCCCGGCGGACCCCGGCCAGGGCCCGGGCGGCCCGGGCGCGGTCAGGCCGGCCGCGCCGCCGGCCCCGCAGCGGAGCCGGCTACGGCTGTCGCTCCGCGAGCTGCCCTACGTACGCGATCACTGCGTGTACCAGCAGCCCGAGGACTGGACCGTGGATTCGGACCGGTTCCCGGTCGTGCCCATGACCACCATGCTGGAACTGGCGGCCGATGCCGCCCGCCGGCTGCACCCCGGCGGCACCCTCGTCGGCTACGAGGACGTCCGGGCCCTGCGCTGGCTCGCCGTGGAACCCGCCACCGAGATCGAGGTGACCGCGCGCCCCGACGGCCCCGGGCGGGTGCGGGTCGCGCTCGGGGACTGTGCCGTGGTGGTGGTGCTGTTCGCGGAACGACACGACGCGCCGCCGCCCCCCGACCGCACCGCCCTCCGCGACCCAGGCCCCGCACCGGTGTCCGCCGAGGCGCTGTACCGGGACCGGTGGATGTTCCACGGTCCGGGGTTCGCCGGCGTCCACGAGGTGTCGGCGGTCGCCTCGGACGGTATCCGAGGGGTCCTGCGCGCCCTCCCCGCCCGCGGCGCACTGCTCGACGCCGCCGGTCAGCTCTTCGGGCACTGGATGCAACTCCGGCTGCCCGTGGACCGGTTGGTCTTCCCGGCCTCCGTGGACCGGATCCGGTTCCACGCCCCGCCGCCGGGCCCCGGCCGGCTCGTCCACGCCACCGCCCGGATCCGGGAGGTCCGCGACCTCACCGTGCGCGGCGACGTCGAGCTCCGTACGGACGGCGGAACCGTCTGGGCGCGGATCGAGGGCTGGACCTACCGGCGGTTCGCCGCCGACGAGCGGGTCTGGCCGATGAAGTTCACCCCCGAGGTGTGCGGCATCGGCGAGCCCCAGCCGGGCGGCTGGTGCGCGGCCCGCCGCCGGTGGACCGATCCCGCCTCGCAGGAGCTGGTGATGCGCCGCTACCTCGGTGCCGCCGAGCGCGCGGCGTACGAGCGGCTGTCGCCGCGGGCCCGGCCCGCCTGGCTGCTGGGCCGGATCGCCGCCAAGGACGCACTGCGGCAGCTGCTGTGGGAGGGCGGGGCCGGGCCGGTGTTCCCGGCCGAGGTGCCCGTCGGGCACGATCCGGCGGGCCGGCCCGTCCCGGAGGGGCCGCTGGTCCACGGGGTCCGGCTGTCGATCGCCCACAAGGACCGGGTCGCCGTGGCCCTCGCGCACCGCACCGAGGCGGTGGGCATCGATGTGGAAGCCGTCACCGCCGATCCGGCGGCCCTGGTCCGGGTGGCGCTCGGCCCGGGCGAGCTGCGGCTGGCCGAGCGGATCGCCGCCCTGACCGGCACCGGGCCGGAGGCGGCCCTCACCGCCCTGTGGTGTGCGAAGGAGGCCGCTGCAAAGGCGGAGGGCGCCGGAATCGGCGGCCGGCCGCGCGACTGGGCCGTTGTGGACGTCCCGGCCCCGGACAGCCTGCTGGTGGTCTCCCCCGGCGGGCGCCGGCACCTGGTGCGGACCTCGGTCCTGTATCCGCTGCCCGCCGCGACCACCGCCACGACCGCCACCGCCTCCGAGTACGTCGTCGCCTGGACGGAGGTCCGCGTCCCGGCCGCCCCTTCCCCCATCGACCGCTTCCCCGTCACGGAGACCAGCCATGGATTCTGACCGTTCCGACCGTCCTTCCCGATCCGCTTCCCCGCACACCGCCGACATCCTCGCCGAGATCACCGCCATGCTCGTGGAGATCGTCGGCGACGAGTTCCTGCTGGCCGAGGAGGTCACCATGAGGACCACCTTCAACGAGGACCTGGCCCTGGAGAGCATCGAGTTCGTGGCCCTCGCCGAGCTGCTCCACCACCGGTACGGACAACAGGTCGACCTGATGGGCTTCCTCGCCGAGAAGGACATGGAGGCGATTCTGGCCATGTCGGTCGGGGAGCTGGTCGA
This window harbors:
- a CDS encoding type I polyketide synthase; its protein translation is MAELRRGPRPTDAAIVGMGAVFPGAADLAAYRRNLLAGADAIGEVPPGRWDPEVYYDPEGAAGPARSDRFYCRRGGFIDGLTAFEPTRFGIMPAAVEGAEPDQMLALQATAEAIADAGGEERLPADRSRIGVVLGRGGFMGVATARLDQRVRTAHQLVQTLREVAPELGEERIAGIRAAFQKALGPERPDASIGLVPSFTAARTANRLDFRGPAYTLDAACASSLLAVDQAVGLLAGRSCDAVVAGAVHHCHIATLWSVFTQLRALSPSERIRPFDRRADGTLLSEGTGVVLLKRLADAERDGDRIYAVVRGTGVAGDGRAASLMSPLVDGQVRALERAWRVAGLDPGAPDALGLLEAHGTGTPVGDAAELETLARVFGAGPAAGAAGGPRVGLGSVKSMLGHTMQASGMAGLIKAVLAVHEGVLLPTLHVEEPHEELARTRMRLVTAAEPWERERGTAPRRAGVNAFGFGGINTHVVLEEAPGGGAVTATAPVRRFLPLGGAQAAPPGPGARDDVLLLAADTPQELAARLAERSAEFGAAVHPPETYSDAGTDAGTEAGDRVGDGPCRLAVLGPTPQRLALAAKAVARGRPWRGRGEVWFTPEPLLGPRGGGRVAVLFPGLEPEFAPALDDVADRFGLPRPRLTGGSELMERALDAIGVGRFSARVLDLIGIEADLLAGHSLGEWAAMVVAGMYPEEAVDRFLGSLRPDSLEVPDLVYAALGCGARQAEAALHGLDGVVLSHDNCPHQSVVCGAPEQVRQVLERLRGEGVLGQEMPFRSGFHTPMWEPYLGQVRGAFARLPLRLPPSVPVWSATTGAPYPAEPEAVRALVVRHLLEPVDFRGLTLRLYEEEGVRAFVAAGPGSLPGFVEDTLRGREHLAVATSGPRRSGLEALRRTAAALWTEGLSPRWHLLTPGPAAPVGPARRRPGVQVALDLGSPLVRLTEPTTRPRPAAAPPGHGPGTPNRTRPPAMLSALDLDPEPPAGTAGPADPGQGPGGPGAVRPAAPPAPQRSRLRLSLRELPYVRDHCVYQQPEDWTVDSDRFPVVPMTTMLELAADAARRLHPGGTLVGYEDVRALRWLAVEPATEIEVTARPDGPGRVRVALGDCAVVVVLFAERHDAPPPPDRTALRDPGPAPVSAEALYRDRWMFHGPGFAGVHEVSAVASDGIRGVLRALPARGALLDAAGQLFGHWMQLRLPVDRLVFPASVDRIRFHAPPPGPGRLVHATARIREVRDLTVRGDVELRTDGGTVWARIEGWTYRRFAADERVWPMKFTPEVCGIGEPQPGGWCAARRRWTDPASQELVMRRYLGAAERAAYERLSPRARPAWLLGRIAAKDALRQLLWEGGAGPVFPAEVPVGHDPAGRPVPEGPLVHGVRLSIAHKDRVAVALAHRTEAVGIDVEAVTADPAALVRVALGPGELRLAERIAALTGTGPEAALTALWCAKEAAAKAEGAGIGGRPRDWAVVDVPAPDSLLVVSPGGRRHLVRTSVLYPLPAATTATTATASEYVVAWTEVRVPAAPSPIDRFPVTETSHGF
- a CDS encoding acyl carrier protein, whose translation is MDSDRSDRPSRSASPHTADILAEITAMLVEIVGDEFLLAEEVTMRTTFNEDLALESIEFVALAELLHHRYGQQVDLMGFLAEKDMEAILAMSVGELVEHIGRVTQAALSRPHRAGLSAPSPAAAG